A region from the Vicia villosa cultivar HV-30 ecotype Madison, WI linkage group LG3, Vvil1.0, whole genome shotgun sequence genome encodes:
- the LOC131661392 gene encoding glutathione S-transferase TCHQD-like, which yields MQLYHHPFDLDSQKVRLALEEKGIDYTSFHANPVTGKNLDSTLFQMNPSGSLPVFQNGSHIIYKTIDIIQYIERIAVVSAGSEDISSNRKEVIEWMQKIQEWNPKYFTLSHIPDKHLVYVSKFIRRVVIARMSESPELAGAYHRKLREAYQTDEKLKDPDVLRRSKEHLVRLLDEAERQLSETPYLAGEEFTMADVMLIPILARLKLLDLENEYITGRPNIAEYWILVQQRPSYKKVIGKHFDGWRKHKTLFKTWCFVRIRSLLKRY from the exons ATGCAGTTATATCATCATCCATTTGATTTGGATAGCCAGAAGGTGAGACTTGCATTAGAAGAAAAGGGCATTGATTATACATCTTTCCATGCCAATCCTGTAACTGGCAAGAACTTGGATTCGACGCTCTTCCAGATGAATCCCAGCGGAAGCCTCCCTGTTTTTCAAAATGGATCTCATATCATTTACAAGACTATTGATATTATTCA GTACATAGAAAGAATTGCTGTGGTCTCTGCAGGGTCTGAGGATATCAGTAGTAATAGGAAGGAAGTGATTGAATGGATGCAGAAGATACAAGAATGGAATCCTAAATATTTTACCCTTTCGCATATACCGGACAAACATCTAGTTTATGTTTCCAAGTTCATAAGGCGTGTGGTGATAGCTCGTATGTCGGAGTCCCCTGAATTAGCAGGTGCTTACCATAGGAAGTTAAGGGAAGCCTATCAAACCGATgaaaaactgaaagaccctgatGTTTTGAGAAGGAGTAAGGAGCATTTGGTTAGACTGCTTGATGAAGCCGAAAGACAACTGAGTGAAACCCCATATTTGGCTGGCGAAGAATTTACCATGGCCGATGTGATGCTCATTCCGATTTTGGCTCGTTTAAAACTCTTGGATTTAGAGAATGAGTACATAACTGGGAGGCCAAACATTGCTGAGTATTGGATTTTGGTTCAGCAAAGGCCTAGTTATAAAAAGGTGATTGGTAAGCATTTTGATGGTTGGAGAAAGCACAAAACATTGTTCAAAACTTGGTGCTTTGTTCGTATTAGAAGTTTGCTTAAGAGGTACTAG